The following proteins are encoded in a genomic region of Triticum dicoccoides isolate Atlit2015 ecotype Zavitan chromosome 1B, WEW_v2.0, whole genome shotgun sequence:
- the LOC119339908 gene encoding uncharacterized protein LOC119339908 isoform X3: MDYDDTDFQSRNFQLAGEDNSKSPSSLRPFALPKLDTDDQLQGHLRFGNLTDSEGFFSVGGHDNSWIEVLSTGSSVVGFSSSAAEPCSISRSNYVWSEATSTECVEMLLKSVGENEMTGNMNDNVHQQLSGMDSQIGPSNMQPNPSDSPSDSIVVPTENDQSQGTHSRMPEDPLTSQPQFEDIAPFSMVEKAEHAVSSTLSGRKSNYMLDSVSEKCIVSEKLSSASQNTPEACPAVDNYFKVVHDGDSLDNLNIHSAGVDSDKLSNEAFSELARIQNIYSTGSYHFEQGNHMHSNKLEGGMHELQKLTESSDGLLEAITNPVKMLQMNDDTCKSASDSLQPSLSQVERGAEGHKISVDAHKKIVIEKFGVGEEPSSAKSCQNQSDLNNSNPHPITPLSTESSELIQSPDGKQPAHVTGAPEETESDGVEDTVDVSKHGVPEQHQESVDNLKNVVMDDTNINNDVDSKLGVLEQHQDSVDNLQSVVSEEQSGREEISAVSGDLECLVEAGHDGNDRGLTGTSKDEFESSGHVAPDNSSAGLFDENGPNVSSVNHEWPVKEDDTPVLEDEPGTNSGPQEKEIAPLNNLSSDIISTTVADTSNKSMDKLDCSGGVPSNGSPVGVLEGNDSTISSINHVDSVDRVANSSSEVVASVSESLVKKSAMSVNSDINSICSSGTDPVAKNPQCEGLPTSLGSLTTNQSQDKSGDHPDAHTENCQVDRPSLQSEDQEISHPQKCQIGGSSVQSGHQGNLATASSLDVSSGKDNEGSYNDATCGSPTVISCTEPCLQEGGQEGIAVLHSNLTEQSDPTASAGASPSSEDCSARNIKHTLTSEEANTTGDDRSFSFEVGDPPKVSEKVHRPAWSPFPRSKAAISTEVNSEIPKPGTPGNVLKHTSEVSKKTSVLETGKEQQSGNKVVESVGVLSSSSHIGHSTETKSAPLEQPQQHPTPESSALAPQPFTDLQHVQLRAQIFVYGALIQGIPPAEAYMVSAFGEPVGGGKPAWEAVWRVAVKIFQNQKSPVAGLETPTSSRIGSHVAEKASKGTAGKTSPASKKGGKTVLPAHTAVTLHSPTFSMSPLGSSTLNLQRGSHLDFSQAVSPVFTYNSQTRQPTSAVASWFPQSPGPRAAPWLAPPQNLIFDSSMQPTVPSSESAKGSSKTISISQAITPGLFLPSQSSTVASPLAVVQEEKQKTPASKRNRAGAASPKPRKRKKASASQEQQPDIASSQLKTDIASSQLRTDIASVIPASEQTPGFTLSTRSPSSVLGSRLVPNASLITSVPNYLGGKGAEQRIIFSEQISGAVDQSMDQAKGASMYSEEALRHSEGVWNHLSTNSRSKLPAEVEQKLTSAAAAASAAVSVAKAAAEAAKMASVAALQAKMMAEEALGSTKSANSLQRRDTGEVDVNNMASVSSLTPKSSWKIKDSTNAPGSTISVAREVARKRVEEASAAAKRAENLDAILKAAELAAEAVFKAGTIIGMGEPLPFTLSELLEAGPDGYWKSDRVKNTKAGNTSENAVTEELEIPTNKSGKKHDSKAKYDQAIQNLEPSSSVKNSQPDKTPSGNGIEDNPTAAPLNGNTNDTAPSIIWNGIGKGSLVEVFAAEGGSRAAWFSAKVLDINEDSACISYEAHGEGTGLSKEWVSLKQDGEKAPHIRLAHPATISNLKGTRKRRRDTAGNYSWAIGDHVDAWIKNSWREGIISQNGEFGDTKFVVQFSAGDSLVLDAWNLRPSLVWQDGKWTEWSRARERKDKSNKGDSPYEKRQRTAVSDPVPTAGEARPPSKDKKSTNTVVNDPVPTAGEARPPTKDKKSTNTVVSGPVPTAGEARPPTKDKKSTNTIVSDPVPTVGEARLPTKDKKSTNTVVKPDEPRSLALSDRDVLFNIGKGATEIKTTRRPGLQKEGTKVFGVPKPGKKKKFMDVSKHYVGDQADRISEGSASTRYAKHPVPQVPRPRESTLKLDQRAKRASDMRSRGLKSAKPQTTSTNSVPGEDPLSTPIPSSSALESTFAFVASTTSSSNPVNPTVEQNNLAHATDLRTEDASIPESRLQATPTIPAIKKNSTAANRAKRKFVPSADSNVNRRVLKTPEVSAKTSSDSAEPRRSNRRIQPTSRLLEGLQSSLIASKITGEKVPRTNFRSATSASRGKAHG, translated from the exons ATGGATTATGATGATACTGATTTCCAGAGCCGAAATTTTCAACTAGCTGGTGAAGACAACAGTAAATCCCCATCAAGTTTGCGGCCATTTGCACTGCCGAAACTTGATACTGACGACCAACTACAGGGCCATCTCAGATTTGGCAATTTAACAGACTCTGAAGGATTTTTCAGTGTAGGAGGGCACGATAATAGTTGGATTGAGGTGCTGTCCACTGGAAGTAGTGTTGTTGGTTTTAGTTCTAGCGCAGCTGAACCTTGCTCCATATCTAGGAGTAACTATGTCTGGTCAGAAGCAACATCCACTGAGTGTGTGGAAATGTTGTTGAAGTCAGTGGGAGAAAATGAGATGACTGGTAACATGAATGATAATGTGCATCAGCAGTTAAGTGGCATGGACAGTCAAATTGGTCCATCCAACATGCAACCTAACCCTAGTGACTCTCCGTCAGACAGCATTGTGGTGCCGACTGAGAATGACCAGTCCCAGGGCACTCATTCTAGAATGCCAGAAGATCCTTTGACAAGTCAACCTCAATTTGAAGATATTGCACCTTTCTCAATGGTTGAGAAAGCTGAACATGCCGTGTCTTCAACTTTGTCAGGCAGGAAGTCAAACTATATGTTGGATTCTGTTTCTGAGAAGTGCATTGTGAGTGAGAAGCTGTCTTCCGCTTCTCAAAACACACCAGAAGCCTGTCCAGCTGTTGACAACTATTTTAAGGTGGTTCATGATGGTGATTCTTTGGACAATCTCAACATACACTCAGCTGGAGTTGATTCCGATAAGTTGAGCAACGAAGCCTTCTCGGAGTTAGCTCGAATTCAGAACATATACTCCACTGGCTCATATCACTTTGAGCAAGGCAATCATATGCATTCAAATAAACTTGAAGGAGGAATGCATGAATTGCAGAAATTGACAGAAAGCTCTGATGGATTATTGGAGGCCATCACAAATCCGGTTAAGATGCTGCAAATGAATGATGACACTTGCAAGAGTGCCAGTGATTCACTTCAGCCATCCCTTTCGCAAGTAGAGCGTGGGGCAGAAGGCCATAAAATTTCAGTGGACGCGCACAAAAAAATTGTCATTGAGAAGTTTGGCGTTGGCGAAGAACCCAGTTCTGCTAAATCTTGTCAAAACCAGTCAGATCTGAATAATTCTAATCCTCATCCGATCACTCCCTTGTCAACCGAAAGTAGTGAGTTGATTCAGTCTCCAGATGGAAAGCAGCCTGCCCATGTCACTGGAGCTCCAGAAGAAACGGAAAGTGATGGAGTGGAAGATACAGTTGATGTCTCAAAACATGGAGTGCCGGAGCAGCATCAAGAATCTGTTGATAATCTAAAAAATGTTGTTATGGATGATACAAACATCAACAATGACGTCGACTCAAAGCTTGGAGTGCTAGAGCAGCATCAAGATTCTGTTGATAATCTACAAAGTGTTGTTTCAGAAGAACAATCAGGTAGGGAGGAAATCTCAGCGGTTTCAGGGGACCTTGAATGCTTGGTAGAAGCTGGTCATGATGGAAACGATAGAGGTCTTACTGGTACATCAAAAGATGAGTTTGAATCATCAGGGCATGTTGCACCTGACAATTCTTCAGCTGGTTTATTTGATGAAAATGGTCCAAACGTTTCCTCAGTAAATCACGAGTGGCCAGTCAAGGAAGATGATACGCCTGTTTTAGAAGACGAGCCTGGAACTAATTCTGGGCCTCAAGAAAAAGAGATAGCACCTCTAAACAATTTAAGCAGCGATATAATTTCTACTACGGTTGCTGATACATCCAATAAATCAATGGATAAACTTGACTGTTCAGGAGGTGTTCCATCCAATGGTTCTCCTGTTGGTGTGCTTGAAGGAAATGATTCGACGATTTCCTCAATAAATCATGTGGATTCAGTTGATAGAGTTGCTAATTCTTCTTCAGAAGTTGTAGCATCTGTTTCTGAGTCATTAGTGAAGAAGTCAGCAATGTCGGTGAACTCTGACATCAATTCTATTTGTAGCAGTGGTACCGATCCTGTCGCAAAAAATCCGCAGTGCGAAGGGCTGCCTACTTCTTTGGGTAGTTTGACCACGAATCAAAGTCAGGATAAATCAG GTGATCATCCAGATGCTCATACAGAGAATTGCCAGGTTGACAGACCTTCGTTACAATCTGAAGACCAAGAAATTTCTCATCCACAGAAATGTCAGATTGGTGGATCTTCTGTACAATCTGGGCATCAAGGAAATTTAGCTACTGCTTCCTCCTTGGATGTCTCATCTGGCAAGG ATAACGAAGGAAGCTATAATGATGCTACATGCGGTTCCCCTACAGTGATTAGTTGCACAGAACCCTGTCTCCAAGAAGGTGGGCAGGAGGGTATCGCTGTGCTTCATAGCAACCTAACTGAACAATCCGACCCTACAGCCTCAGCTGGCGCTTCCCCTAGTTCAGAAGATTGCTCTGCCAGAAATATAAAACATACTCTTACTTCTGAGGAGGCAAATACAACAGGAGATGATCGAAGTTTCTCATTTGAGGTCGGAGATCCACCAAAAGTGTCTGAGAAAGTTCATCGTCCTGCTTGGAGCCCTTTCCCTAGATCTAAAGCTGCTATAAGTAccgag GTAAACTCAGAAATCCCCAAACCTGGGACTCCTGGAAATGTGTTGAAGCACACCAGTGAAGTGAGTAAGAAAACGTCTGTTCTGGAGACCGGCAAAGAACAACAATCAGGGAACAAAGTGGTTGAAAGTGTTGGGGTGCTCTCTAGCAGCTCGCATATTGGTCATAGTACTGAAACTAAAAGTGCACCGCTAGAGCAGCCACAACAGCATCCAACTCCTGAGAGCAGTG CTCTAGCGCCCCAACCTTTCACAGATTTACAACATGTGCAGCTGCGTGCACAGATATTTGtttatggtgctcttat TCAAGGAATACCACCAGCAGAGGCCTACATGGTGTCAGCTTTTGGAGAACCTG TAGGTGGCGGCAAGCCTGCCTGGGAGGCAGTCTGGCGAGTTGCTGTTAAGATATTTCAGAATCAGAAGTCACCTGTAGCTGGCTTGGAAACTCCTACAAGCTCACGTATAG GCAGCCATGTGGCTGAAAAAGCCAGTAAGGGTACAGCAGGTAAAACTTCACCAGCTAGCAAAAAAGGTGGCAAAACTGTGTTGCCAGCACATACTGCTGTAACTCTGCACTCACCAACTTTCAGCATGTCACCTCTTGGTAGTTCTACATTGAACCTGCAACGAGGTTCCCATCTGGATTTTAGTCAGGCTGTATCACCAGTATTCACATATAATTCACAGACAAGGCAGCCTACTTCTGCTGTTGCATCCTGGTTTCCTCAGAGCCCTGGTCCACGTGCTGCACCTTGGCTGGCTCCACCACAAAATTTAATATTTGATTCATCAATGCAACCAACTGTGCCTTCAAGTGAATCTGCAAAAGGATCTAGTAAAACTATATCCATTTCACAAGCTATTACGCCTGGTCTATTTCTTCCCAGTCAGTCTTCTACTGTTGCTTCTCCATTAGCAGTTGTACAGGAGGAGAAACAGAAGACACCGGCTTCTAAGCGTAATAGAGCTGGAGCTGCATCAccaaagccaagaaaaagaaagaaagcttCAGCAAGTCAAGAACAGCAACCTGACATTGCTTCCTCCCAGCTCAAAACGGACATTGCATCATCCCAGCTCAGAACAGACATTGCATCTGTTATTCCTGCCAGTGAGCAGACACCAGGCTTCACCTTATCTACTCGTTCTCCAAGTAGTGTTCTGGGTAGCCGGCTTGTTCCTAACGCAAGTTTGATCACATCTGTGCCTAACTACCTGGGTGGTAAGGGTGCTGAGCAAAGAATAATCTTTTCAGAACAGATCAGTGGTGCAGTGGACCAATCTATGGACCAAGCCAAAGGTGCAAGCATGTACTCCGAGGAGGCACTTAGGCACAGTGAAGGTGTGTGGAACCACTTATCCACAAACTCAAGGAGCAAATTACCTGCAGAAGTAGAACAAAAGCTTACTTcagcagctgctgctgcttctgcagCAGTTTCTGTTGCGAAGGCTGCTGCAGAAGCTGCTAAAATGGCGTCGGTGGCTGCATTGCAGGCAAAAATGATGGCAGAAGAAGCCCTTGGCTCTACGAAATCTGCTAATTCCTTGCAGAGGCGTGACACTGGCGAAGTTGATGTAAATAATATGGCAAGTGTGTCAAGTTTGACGCCCAAATCATCATGGAAAATAAAGGACAGCACTAATGCCCCAGGTTCCACCATTTCGGTGGCACGGGAGGTTGCTAGAAAAAGGGTTGAAGAGGCATCTGCAGCTGCAAAACGTGCAGAAAACTTAGATGCTATACTTAAAGCTGCAGAGCTTGCTGCAGAGGCTGTGTTCAAAGCAGGAACAATCATAGGGATGGGTGAGCCTCTGCCTTTTACTCTAAGTGAGCTGTTGGAGGCTGGTCCCGATGGCTACTGGAAGTCTGATAGAGTGAAGAATACGAAGGCTGGTAACACCAGTGAGAATGCGGTAACAGAAGAATTGGAGATACCTACTAATAAATCTGGCAAGAAGCATGATAGCAAAGCTAAATATGATCAAGCAATACAGAACTTGGAGCCATCTTCCAGTGTCAAAAATTCGCAGCCAGATAAGACGCCCTCAG GGAATGGGATTGAAGATAATCCCACTGCTGCCCCACTCAATGGCAACACAAATGATACAGCACCAAGCATAATTTGGAATGGCATTGGAAAAGGATCTCTTGTTGAG GTTTTCGCTGCTGAGGGTGGTTCTAGAGCAGCTTGGTTTTCTGCGAAGGTCCTTGATATAAATGAAGATAGTGCATGCATCAGCTATGAAGCCCACGGTGAAG GGACTGGTCTTTCAAAAGAATGGGTGTCACTGAAGCAGGATGGGGAGAAGGCACCTCACATACGTCTTGCCCATCCTGCTACTATATCTAATTTGAAAGGTACTAGAAAGAGGCGTAGGGACACAGCAGGAAATTATTCTTGGGCTATTGGTGATCACGTGGATGCATGGATAAAAAACAG TTGGCGGGAGGGAATCATTTCTCAAAATGGTGAATTTGGTGACACAAAGTTCGTTGTGCAATTTTCAG CTGGTGATTCCTTAGTCCTTGATGCTTGGAATCTTCGTCCATCACTTGTTTGGCAGGATGGGAAATGGACAGAGTGGTCCCGTGCACGAGAGAGGAAAGATAAATCAAATAAG GGTGATTCTCCATATGAGAAACGCCAGCGGACAGCAGTGAGCGATCCTGTGCCTACTGCTGGAGAAGCACGCCCCCCTTCTAAAGACAAGAAGAGCACTAACACTGTAGTGAATGACCCTGTGCCTACTGCTGGAGAAGCACGTCCCCCTACCAAAGACAAGAAGAGCACCAACACTGTAGTGAGCGGTCCTGTGCCTACTGCTGGAGAAGCACGTCCCCCTACCAAAGACAAGAAGAGCACCAACACTATAGTGAGTGATCCTGTGCCTACTGTTGGAGAAGCACGTCTCCCTACCAAAGACAAGAAGAGCACTAACACTGTAGTAAAACCAGATGAGCCAAGGTCACTGGCTTTATCTGATAGGGACGTGCTTTTTAACATTGGAAAAGGTGCAACTGAGATTAAAACCACCAGGCGACCTGGACTGCAAAAGGAAGGAACAAAGGTCTTTGGTGTTCCAAAACCTGGAAAGAAGAAGAAGTTTATGGATGTAAGCAAACATTATGTTGGCGATCAAGCCGATAGGATTTCTGAGGGTAGTGCATCCACAAGATATGCAAAACATCCAGTGCCACAGGTGCCAAGACCACGGGAAAGCACCCTAAAACTTGACCAGAGAGCCAAGAGGGCAAGTGACATGCGATCCAGAGGACTTAAATCTGCCAAGCCTCAGACAACATCAACTAACAGTGTTCCTGGCGAGGATCCTTTATCCACTCCTATCCCAAGCTCTAGTGCTCTTGAAAGTACTTTTGCTTTTGTGGCAAGTACGACAAGCTCTTCCAACCCTGTTAACCCTACTGTTGAACAGAATAATTTGGCTCATGCCACTGATCTTAGAACTGAAGATGCTTCTATTCCGGAATCACGTTTACAAGCCACACCAACCATTCCTGCTATCAAGAAGAATTCAACCGCTGCTAATCGAGCTAAAAGGAAATTCGTTCCTTCTGCTGATAGTAATGTGAACAGGAGGGTGCTGAAAACTCCTGAAGTTTCAGCCAAGACTAGCTCAGATTCTGCTGAACCCCGAAGGTCAAACCGCCGGATTCAACCAACTTCACGG TTGCTCGAGGGCCTGCAGAGTTCCCTTATAGCCTCCAAAATTACTGGCGAAAAAGTCCCTAGGACTAATTTCAGGAGTGCTACTTCTGCCTCAAGAG GAAAAGCCCATGGCTAA